The following nucleotide sequence is from Verrucomicrobiota bacterium.
TCCGCACCAAGCTCAAAGGCGTGGTCGCGGCCAGGGCGATGGCTGTCCTCGAGAAGGAGCTCGGCTTGAAGATTCCGCCGGACGTCGAAGCCCAGCTCGCCGACGCGCTCGGGCCGATCAACGGCGACAACCAGTTCGACAACATCGTCCGATTCATGTCCGGCCGCACCGAGTCCGACTGCGACGCCACGACGTTGAACGCGCCCGGCACCGAGCGGTGCATCGCGCTCATCTACGAAGGCAACGAGGCCGTGAACAAGATCCGCGACGTGCTCGGCCCCACCGACCCCTCCAAGGCGCCGCCCGGGTCCATCCGCCGCGAGTTCGGCTCGTCTGTGATGGTCAACGCCGCGCACGCGAGCGACTCGGAGGAGAGCTCCAAGCGCGAGATGGGCATCGTCAACGTGGGCGAGAACACCTTCCGCACCGCGATCGAGGAGTTCTACGCGAACCGCTGAGACTCGTCCTTCCGGCCCCGCTACGTCCTCGCCACTGGTTTGCCGCCCTGCCACACGCCCTTGAGCGCGAGCTGCGAATCGAGCCGCACGAGGTCGGCGCGCGAGTTCACCTGCAGGATGCCGCGGTCGCTCCAGCCGGCGATGCGCGCGGGCGACCAGCTCGCCATCCGCCATGCGGACAGCAGCGGGAAGCCCCACCTGACGAGGTTGCGCACGATGTCGAGCAACGAGCACACGCTGCTCGCCAGCCCGGAGCCGTCCGCGATCATGCACAGGCGCCCGGGCCGGAGTTCCACGTCCACCGTCGCCACGGTGTAGTTGCCGGGAGCCAGACCCGTCAGCGGCGACGCGTCACTTACGAGCGCGATGCGGTCCAGCCCCTTTGCGCTCACCAGCACGCGCACCAGTTCCGGCGTCACGTGCCAGCCGTCGCCGATGATTTCGCCGGTGAAGACGTCCGTGGAGAGGAACGAGCCGATGCCGCGCGCGTGCGTCTGCATCCAGCCCTCGGCGTTCGTCGCGCGCGTCGGCCATTCCATCGCGTTGTTGACGTGGACGAAGTGCGACGCGCCTGCGGCCGCCGCGAGTTGCGCGCGCTCCCACGTCATCGTGGTGTGGCCGAACGAACCGACGATTCCCTTTGAGCGCAGCCACGCATACATCTCGAGCGAGCCGTCGCGCTCGGGCGCGGCGGTGAGAATGCGCACCCGGCCTTCGCCCGCCCTGACCCACGACTGATATTCGGCGGGCAGCGGGTCGTGCATCCAGTCTTCGCGGTGCATGCCCTTCTTGACCGGGTTGAGGTAGGGCCCTTCGATGTGGATGCCCGCGAAGTTGGCGGGAATCTCCGCGCCCTTCTCGCCCTCGAGATGGCGGTGGATGGCCGCCTCGATCATGTCGGGCGGGTGCGTGAGCAGCGTCGCGAGCACGCTGGTGCTGCCCTGCCGCTGGTGCCAGGCGAGCGCCGATTCGATGCCCTCGATGTCGCCGTCGATGAAATCCACCCCCGCCGCGCCGTGGTTGTGGATGTCCACGAAGCCCGGCCCCACGAAGTCGCCCGCGCAGTCCACGACCTCGGCGTCCCCGTCCGCGGCGGCGACGTCGAGCCGCACCTGCTCGATGCGCCCGCGGTTGAGCCGCAGCGAGCCCGGCGCGATGAAATCGGGAAAGACGAGCCGGCAGTTTTGGAGGACGACGGGTTGATGCATGCAGGTCTGGGTGGATTACTTGAGCGAAACCTTCGTGGCGAGCTTGAGGATTTCCATGCCCATCGAGTCGAGCGAGAAATCGCCCGCGAACGCGTCGCCGTAGTTCGACAGCAGCACGACACCGACGCGGTGCCCGGGGATGAAACCGACAAAGCTGAAGTAGCCGCCCGTGCCGCCGTTCTTCCAGACCACCGCGAGGTCGCCCTGCACCAACATCTCGCGATGCCAGCCGAGCCCCATCGTGGAGCCGAACCTGCTGAAGTGCGCCCGCTGCGCCTCCGCAAGCGCGCGCCCCGCGGGCGAATCCGCGGGCGCGAGGCTGGCCTTGATGAACGTCATCATGTCGGCCGCGGTCGAGCGGTAGCCGCCCGTCGGCGCCATCACGTCGAAGTCCCAGTTCGGCGTGAGGTCGCCGTTCGGGCTGTGGCCGGGCGCGAGCCGGGCGGACTGCTCGGGCGAAAGCCGGATCACCGTGTCTGAAAGGCCAAGCGGCGAGCAGAGCGCGTCGTGCATCAATTGCTCGTAGGGCTTGCCCGCCTTGAGTTCGAGGATGTGGCCGAGCAGCGCGAAGCCGACGTTCGAGTAATCGCTCGTCTTGCCCGGTGGATTGGCGAGTTTGGCCGTGGCAAGCCACGCGTAAAGATCGGCGGCCTTGTAATTCGCGTAGGGATTCGCCTCGTGCTTCGGCGAGAGGTCGAGGTTCGCCGGAAGCCGCGGCAACCCGGAGGAGTGCGTGGCGAGTTGCGCGAGCGTGATGCGCTCGACCGGCGCGGGGAGCTTCACCTCCGGCGGGAGCAACTCGCGCAACGTGTCGGTGAGCTTCACCTGGCCGTCCGCGACCATGCGCGCAAGCGCGATGCCCGTGAGCGCCTTCGTGACGGAGCCGATTTCAAAAACCGTCGTCGCGTGCGGCGGGCCAAGATTCGTCGCGCTGACCTGGCCGAAGCCGCGAATCGAAGTCTCGCCACGCTGCACCACGCCGATCACGAGCGCCCCGCGCGGGCGGCTCTTGAGATAGTTGCCGGCCATTTTCCCGACGGTGTCGGACAGGTCGTGCGTGTCCTTGAGCGCGGCGAAGCGGTGCTTCTGCCACGCAACCCAGCCGACGAGCGCGCCGACGCACAGCAGCACCAGCAGCATCACGCCGGCGAAAACCATGAGCACGATCGTCAACATGGTGCGCGGCCGGCGGGTGGAAGCGGTTGAAGTTGATTCCTCGGGCATGCGACCGCGGCACTTGTATCGCGGCGCCCGGGGCTACGCGAGCATTCCCTTGAGCAGCTCGCCGTGGACGTCCGTGAGCCGGAAGTCACGGCCTTGGAATCGGAAGGTGAGCCGTTCGTGCTCCAGCCCGAGCAGGTGCAGGATGGTCGCGTGCAGGTCGTGCACGTGCGCGCGGTCGGACGCCGGACCGAAGCCGAGTTCGTCGGTCTCGCCGAACACGTGGCCGGCCTTCACGCCGCCGCCGGCGAACCACATCGTAAACGCGTCGATGTGGTGGTTGCGCCCGGAGGTTTCGCGGTTCTCGCCCATCGGCGTGCGGCCAAACTCGCCGCCCCAGATGACGAGCGTGTCGTTCAACAGCCCTCGCGACTTCAGGTCCTTCACCAGCGCGGCGCAGCCCTGGTCCACGTCGCGGCAGACCTTCTCGAAATCGCCCTGCAGGTTTTCGCCCGGCCCGCCGTGGCTGTCCCAATTGGTGTGATACAACTGCACGAACCGCACGCCGCGCTCGACGAGCCGCCGCGCGAGCAGCGCGTTGCGCGCGAAACCGGGCCGGTCCTTCTCCACGCCGTAGAGCTTGAGCGTCTCGGGACTCTCGCCGCTCAAATCAATCAGTTCCGGCGCGCTCGACTGCATGCGATACGCCATCTCGTAGGCGGAAATGCGCGTGGTGATCTCGGGATCGCCGGTCTCGACAAGCCGCGCGAGGTTCAAGTCGCGAATGGCGTCGAGCGTCTCGCGCTGCTTCGCCGCGGTGACGTTGGTCGGCGAGGTGAGGTTGAGGATCGGTTCGCCATTGCCCCGCAGCGGGACGCCCTGGAACTGCGTGGGGAGAAAGCCGCTGCCCCAGTTCACCGCGCCGCCGCGCGGGCCGCGCGGGCCGCTTTGCAGCACGACGAAGCCGGGCAGGTCGTCCGCCTCGCTGCCGATGCCGTAGGTCGCCCACGCGCCGATGCTCGGCCGGCCGAACTGTCCCGAGCCGGTGTTCATGAAGAGCTTCGCGGGCGCGTGATTGAAGAGGTTCGTCGCGCAGGTTTTCACCAGCGTGATGTCGTCCACGATGGTGCTCATGTGCGGGAACATCTCGCTCACCCACGCCCCGCTGCGGCCGTGCCGCGCAAAGGTGCGGCGTGTGCCGAGCAGCTTGGTGCCGTGGCTCGAGTTCATGAACGCGAACCGCTTGCCCTCGATGTAGGACGGCGGG
It contains:
- a CDS encoding amidohydrolase family protein, with the protein product MHQPVVLQNCRLVFPDFIAPGSLRLNRGRIEQVRLDVAAADGDAEVVDCAGDFVGPGFVDIHNHGAAGVDFIDGDIEGIESALAWHQRQGSTSVLATLLTHPPDMIEAAIHRHLEGEKGAEIPANFAGIHIEGPYLNPVKKGMHREDWMHDPLPAEYQSWVRAGEGRVRILTAAPERDGSLEMYAWLRSKGIVGSFGHTTMTWERAQLAAAAGASHFVHVNNAMEWPTRATNAEGWMQTHARGIGSFLSTDVFTGEIIGDGWHVTPELVRVLVSAKGLDRIALVSDASPLTGLAPGNYTVATVDVELRPGRLCMIADGSGLASSVCSLLDIVRNLVRWGFPLLSAWRMASWSPARIAGWSDRGILQVNSRADLVRLDSQLALKGVWQGGKPVART
- a CDS encoding DUF1501 domain-containing protein, whose protein sequence is MNLLENHGAVLHSTRRQFFSRCGLGLGGVALASLSNDRMRAAQPRLVNPFAPKPGHLPARAKNVIYLFMAGGPSQLELWDHKPKLVELNAQPIPPSYIEGKRFAFMNSSHGTKLLGTRRTFARHGRSGAWVSEMFPHMSTIVDDITLVKTCATNLFNHAPAKLFMNTGSGQFGRPSIGAWATYGIGSEADDLPGFVVLQSGPRGPRGGAVNWGSGFLPTQFQGVPLRGNGEPILNLTSPTNVTAAKQRETLDAIRDLNLARLVETGDPEITTRISAYEMAYRMQSSAPELIDLSGESPETLKLYGVEKDRPGFARNALLARRLVERGVRFVQLYHTNWDSHGGPGENLQGDFEKVCRDVDQGCAALVKDLKSRGLLNDTLVIWGGEFGRTPMGENRETSGRNHHIDAFTMWFAGGGVKAGHVFGETDELGFGPASDRAHVHDLHATILHLLGLEHERLTFRFQGRDFRLTDVHGELLKGMLA